A stretch of the Aegilops tauschii subsp. strangulata cultivar AL8/78 chromosome 4, Aet v6.0, whole genome shotgun sequence genome encodes the following:
- the LOC109743098 gene encoding short-chain dehydrogenase TIC 32, chloroplastic: MGIWGWPWGRRGLSGFGSASTAEDIAAGIDASHLTAIVTGATNGIGKETARVLALRGANVIIPARTLESGMKVKESLAEEVPSSKLHVMEMDLSSLDSVRSFAGSFNSSHKHLNVLINNAGIMACPFQLSKDGIELQFATNHLGHFLLTNLLLDKMKSTAKETGVQGRIVNLASTAHRRSDGKGFDLNKLNNESKYNAFSAYSHSKLANILHANELSRRFQEEGCDLTANSLHPGIIGTNIVRYITTNSVLASIFSLVKPFVKDIPQGAATTCYVALHPDTKRVSGKYFAGCNEATPTSVARDAELAKRLWAFSEELVENRSK; this comes from the exons ATGGGGATCTGGGGCTGGCCGTGGGGGCGGCGTGGGCTCTCGGGCTTCGGATCCGCGTCCACCGCTGAGGACATCGCCGCCGGCATCGACGCCAGCCATCTCACAGCCATCGTCACAG GAGCAACAAATGGCATTGGCAAGGAGACGGCCAGAGTTCTTGCACTGAGGGGAGCAAACGTGATCATACCAGCAAGGACGCTCGAGAGTGGGATGAAGGTGAAAGAGAGCCTCGCTGAAGAGGTGCCGAGCTCGAAGCTACATGTCATGGAGATGGATCTGAGCTCCCTTGACTCTGTTCGCAGCTTCGCGGGCTCCTTCAACTCCTCCCATAAGCATCTGAACGTCCTCAT AAACAATGCAGGGATAATGGCCTGCCCTTTCCAGCTATCCAAAGATGGCATTGAGCTACAATTCGCAACGAATCATCTTG GCCATTTCTTGCTGACAAATCTTCTACTTGACAAGATGAAATCAACTGCCAAGGAGACCGGTGTGCAGGGCAGGATCGTAAACCTAGCTTCAACAGCTCATAGAAGGAGTGATGGCAAAGGCTTTGATCTGAACAAGCTGAACAACGAGTCCAA GTACAATGCATTTAGTGCATACTCACACTCCAAATTAGCAAATATTCTCCATGCAAATGAGCTATCCAGGCGTTTTCAG gaagaaggatGTGATCTGACTGCAAATTCGCTGCACCCTGGAATCATCGGAACCAACATCGTTCGCTACATCACGACAAACA GTGTACTGGCCTCGATTTTCTCACTGGTCAAGCCTTTCGTGAAGGATATACCCCAG GGAGCTGCAACTACCTGTTATGTGGCATTGCATCCTGATACCAAACGTGTGTCCGGCAAATACTTCGCCGGTTGCAACGAGGCGACGCCGACGTCCGTCGCAAGAGATGCAGAGCTGGCCAAGAGGCTGTGGGCGTTTAGTGAAGAACTTGTAGAAAATAGATCGAAATGA